A part of Candidatus Electrothrix aestuarii genomic DNA contains:
- the lepB gene encoding signal peptidase I: MNNSMDKPRKPCVAALLSLLSCGLGHVYAGELKRGILFYLGRGLLLAMLLFLLFIRPDRLGLLVALVAGVVYFLFYFFDSVRAAKKSSASYEMRKFNKWYFYLLYLFLANIVLQSLAGALVKEHFIKAYKIPAGSMLPTLLVGDHLLVNRFIYKQRQPERGDIIVFEYPRDPSLDYIKRIVAVAGDVVELRDKRLFVDGVPQDAYPTVHKDNTIHPRSEDPRDNFGPVTVPEHAVFVLGDNRDNSFDSRFWGFVDESTIKGKAMSFYWSWDLKEPLLSARRWSSIRWDRIGKEIQ; this comes from the coding sequence ATGAATAATTCTATGGATAAGCCAAGGAAGCCATGTGTTGCCGCTTTGCTGTCACTTTTGAGTTGTGGGCTAGGGCATGTCTACGCAGGGGAATTAAAAAGAGGCATACTCTTCTACCTGGGACGGGGGCTGCTTCTGGCGATGCTCCTGTTCCTACTCTTTATTCGACCGGACCGGCTCGGTCTACTGGTTGCCCTGGTCGCTGGTGTCGTTTATTTCCTCTTTTATTTTTTTGATTCTGTGAGAGCTGCGAAAAAAAGCTCGGCCTCTTACGAGATGCGGAAGTTTAATAAATGGTATTTCTATCTTCTCTACCTCTTTCTGGCAAATATTGTCTTGCAATCACTTGCCGGAGCATTGGTCAAAGAACATTTCATCAAGGCCTACAAGATCCCGGCTGGATCAATGCTTCCGACCTTACTGGTCGGTGATCATCTCCTGGTGAATAGGTTTATATACAAGCAGCGTCAACCGGAGCGAGGCGATATCATTGTTTTCGAGTACCCGAGAGATCCTTCGCTAGACTACATAAAACGTATAGTTGCGGTGGCCGGAGATGTGGTTGAGCTCCGGGATAAAAGGCTTTTTGTTGATGGAGTTCCTCAAGATGCCTATCCGACAGTACATAAGGATAACACAATACATCCTCGCTCTGAAGACCCAAGAGATAATTTTGGTCCGGTGACTGTGCCTGAGCATGCTGTCTTTGTCCTTGGAGACAACCGGGATAATAGCTTTGATAGTCGTTTTTGGGGCTTTGTTGATGAAAGCACAATAAAAGGAAAAGCCATGAGCTTTTACTGGTCATGGGATCTTAAAGAACCCCTCCTTTCAGCTCGTCGTTGGAGTTCCATCAGGTGGGACAGGATTGGTAAGGAAATACAATAA
- a CDS encoding hemerythrin domain-containing protein — translation MDKLTREAHEHDKLAESIVFFEKFLKVITSNDAKNYLPRLYRFADEYVVQHFKFEEQELFPTILKKGSSYERYFIAELLEDHKNILTALERFKESISIYEPQPDKEQVKKIIQASEEVISEIIAHARKEDKLLFPALKKYKV, via the coding sequence ATGGATAAATTGACAAGGGAGGCTCACGAGCACGATAAGCTCGCAGAGTCAATAGTTTTCTTTGAAAAATTTCTCAAGGTTATTACCAGTAATGATGCGAAGAATTATCTTCCACGTCTGTATCGATTTGCAGATGAATATGTTGTCCAGCATTTCAAGTTTGAGGAGCAGGAGCTTTTTCCGACTATCCTGAAAAAAGGCTCTTCATATGAACGGTATTTCATCGCGGAGCTTCTGGAAGATCATAAAAATATACTTACCGCCTTAGAGAGATTTAAGGAGAGTATCTCGATCTATGAACCGCAGCCGGACAAAGAGCAGGTCAAAAAGATCATTCAAGCAAGTGAGGAGGTTATCAGTGAAATTATCGCTCATGCACGCAAAGAGGATAAGCTCTTATTTCCTGCCCTGAAGAAGTATAAAGTGTAG
- a CDS encoding aldo/keto reductase → MKQQEKAQQKVPTRTFGKTGLEMPVLSLGMMRSRYSPQDIPLEQIPEHGQQDMSNLVDKALSLGMNHIETARNYGTSERQLAEILDQHERSSLILQTKVKPEDDPELFTAHVLDSLDRMGQKKVDMLALHGLNDHRSLWQICRPGGCLAAARKLQDQGKVDWVGFSGHGDVEIILKGIAHQEDGGFDYMNLHWYTVYQRNSPALEAAAENNMGVFIISPTDKGGMLQTPPACLKDICAPLTPIQFNDLYCLQRPEVQTISVGAAQISDLDDHLKALDWLNDQQKIQEIYRLWERRMEEATGHTRPDALWSSFPPWQQTPGYINIGMVLWLYNLARGWDLVEFSRRRYKMLGQDMPWVPGLNGTAARNYDLTNVAEQAGMPVEKLIRLLEEAHALLGKSREEQ, encoded by the coding sequence ATGAAGCAACAAGAAAAAGCACAGCAAAAAGTTCCAACCAGAACATTCGGCAAAACCGGCTTAGAAATGCCTGTGCTCTCCCTCGGCATGATGCGTTCCAGATATTCTCCCCAGGATATCCCCCTGGAACAGATCCCGGAGCATGGTCAGCAGGATATGTCCAACCTGGTAGACAAAGCCCTTTCTCTGGGCATGAATCATATTGAAACGGCGCGCAATTACGGCACCTCAGAACGCCAGCTGGCCGAAATTCTTGACCAGCATGAACGCAGCTCCCTTATCCTCCAAACCAAGGTCAAGCCAGAGGATGATCCTGAGCTATTTACTGCTCATGTACTCGACTCACTTGATCGCATGGGACAAAAAAAAGTTGATATGCTGGCCCTACATGGCCTGAATGATCATCGGAGCCTATGGCAGATATGCAGACCCGGTGGTTGCCTTGCTGCGGCCCGTAAACTTCAGGACCAAGGAAAAGTGGATTGGGTGGGATTCTCAGGGCATGGCGATGTGGAGATCATCCTCAAAGGCATTGCCCATCAGGAGGACGGCGGGTTTGATTATATGAACCTGCACTGGTACACGGTGTATCAGCGGAACAGCCCTGCCCTGGAAGCTGCTGCAGAAAACAATATGGGCGTGTTTATCATCAGCCCTACAGATAAGGGCGGCATGCTGCAAACACCGCCTGCTTGCCTCAAAGATATCTGCGCTCCCCTTACCCCGATCCAGTTTAATGACCTCTACTGCCTGCAACGCCCTGAAGTGCAGACCATCAGCGTTGGAGCCGCCCAAATCTCTGATCTTGACGATCATCTCAAGGCCTTGGACTGGCTGAATGATCAGCAAAAAATCCAGGAAATATATCGGTTATGGGAACGACGCATGGAAGAGGCAACCGGTCATACCCGACCTGATGCCCTCTGGTCGAGCTTCCCGCCCTGGCAGCAGACACCCGGCTATATCAATATCGGCATGGTCTTATGGCTGTATAATCTGGCCCGTGGCTGGGACCTTGTGGAGTTTTCCCGGCGGCGCTATAAGATGCTTGGACAGGATATGCCCTGGGTACCGGGGTTAAATGGAACAGCAGCTCGAAATTACGATCTTACGAATGTTGCGGAGCAGGCAGGAATGCCCGTTGAAAAATTAATCAGGCTGTTGGAAGAGGCGCATGCCTTGCTAGGGAAATCACGCGAGGAACAATAA